The genomic window CCAGCGCCGTCACGCAGAACAGCGCTGCCTGCAGAGCGCCCGCGCTGAATCTGAATCCGATGACGTATCCGTAGATCAGTGCGGCGGTCAACGTCACGAGCGACCGTACGAAAGCGCTGCTCATTCGGGCCATCAGCGGTGCACCGATGACCACGGGCATCGTTTTCAAGCGCGTCGAGAGTCCGGTGAGCGCCTCGGTCGACGCGCGCTGCGCCGAGGTGATCGCGGTGAACGCCATGGCCTGCAGGACGATGATGGGCATCAGGAACTGCGCGTAGTCGATGCCCTGAAACTGCATCACGAATTTCAACGGCAGATAGAACCCGAGTGTGAACACGAGCGGTGCGACGACGGCGAGAACGAGTTCGCCCTTCCGCACCATGGTTCGGATGGTCCGGGCAGTGAGAACACGCCACTGGACGAAGCCCGAGGGTTCGAATCTCGACTTGCGTGGACGACTCGCGGTCTCGGCCGAGCCAACGCCCTCGGAGATCGATCGTGAGTTCTGCGCCGCGGCGGTCATCGAGTGGGCGCGGCGTCGTTGCGGCCGGTCAACGACAGGAAGACGTCGTCGAGCGATGGACGACGCAGTGCGATGTCCGCCAGAGGGATTCCTGCTTGATCGATCCGACGCAGCACCTCGGACAAGGTGGCTGCTCCGTCGGGCGCCGGGATCGACAGACGATCGGCACCAGGACGCACGTCGGCGGCGACGGCCGGGGGTACGAGTTCGCCGAGCACGTGGACCACTGCGGCCAGTTGGTCTGGATCGAACGGGACCACCTCGCAAAAATTCCCGCCGGTCATGGCCTTGAGTTGATCGCTCGTTCCCTCGGCGACGACCGTCCCCTTGTCGATAACGATGATGTTGTCGCTGAGGACGTCGGCCTCCTCGAGGTACTGCGTCGTCAGAAGCACGGTGATTCCCTGAGCTTTCAACGCCTCCACCAGCGACCACACGCCCTGGCGGGACCGGGGGTCCAGTCCGGTGGTCGGCTCGTCGAGAAACACCACAGCAGGGCGAACGACCAGTCCGCATGCGATGTCGATGCGGCGACGCATACCGCCCGAGTAGCCACGCACTGGTCGCTTGCCGGTGTCCGCCAGATCGAACTCTTCGAGCAACGCATTCGCTCGTGTCTTCGACGCCTTCTTGTCGAGGCCCATCAGACGTCCGAACAGCTCGATGTTCTCTCGGCCGGAAAGTGTGTCGTCCAGCGCTGCATACTGCCCGGTCATCATGATCGATCGGCGTACCGCGGGCGCTGCGGTGGCTACGTCGTGGCCGTCCACGACAGCTCGACCCGAGTCCGGTTTGATCAAAGTCGACAGCACCTTGACCGTTGTGGTCTTGCCCGCGCCATTCGGGCCGAGAATGCCGAGCACCGTGCCGCGTGGCGCAGAAAAACTGATGCCTTGGAGAGCATGGACGTCGCCGAACGATTTGTGGACGTCCTCCACCAGTACTGCTGCGTCCTCGGATAAGGGCATCGATTCTCCGTGCGGTAGATGTTCGTCGGTGAGCAAACTGGCAAAAGTGCGCCGGGTACCTGCGGTCGATTCAGGCAACACTCCGAAATGCTACCTGCCGCAAACTTCTGCTCGGCCCGACCGCTCACGGCCAGTCGATGCCGATTTCGTCCTCGACGTCGAGCTTGCGGCACAGCGACCGAATTCCGCTGTAATCCTGAACCAATTTCTGGCGTGAACTGTCGTTTCGAGTATCGGTCAGCATCCGCTCCCAGCCAACGACATTCTCGTGGCGAAGAATGGCCTCCCACGTCGAGAAGTCCGTCGACGAAAACGCGTCCATTCCTTCGGCAAGGCCGGTGAGAAACAGAGTTCTCTCCGCAGGGGCGAGAGCGTCGAACACGATCACGGCCATTTCGTCCGCGATCGATGCGTGGCAGTACTCGTCCCTGTTGTGCAACTTCACGGTGGCACGGTTGACCGGCTGAATCAGCTCGTTGTCCTCGATCAGATCGAGATACGAGGTGATCGAAATTTCTGCGACGGTGGTGTAGGCCAGTGCACTCAAAGCAGCGTCCGAACTGCTCTGCGCTTCCAGCTGGGATCGTTGTTGGCGTCGGATCACGGCACTGAAGGGCAGCGCGCGCTCGGGCATGGACCAACCGCGTTGCCGACGGGTCAGCGAGCTCGCGTTCAGGTGCATCAGCGTGTGATATTGCTCGTCCACCATCGCTTGAGTAACCGCTACGGCGAGTACGTCACCCATTTTCGTGTCGAACGCGTCCCGCGCGAGAAGCGAGAAACCTGGGTTGACTATGTGCTGTTCGACGTCCATCACGTTCTTGTTGAACGCAATCCAGCCCCAGGCGCGGATCCGTTCCTTGGACGCCTCGGCCAGGCCGCGGTAGATCTCGTGCTTGGCGAACGGTATGAGTGCTTCCGGGTAATCGTGCTTGTCGTGATCGAAGAGATCGTCCAGATCCGGTTCGACCTTCTTCACTGTGGCTCTCTGACCCCAGTTGGCCGCCAATCTCGACACGACAGCACTCTCGACGATGTCGTCGGTGTCGTACTCGGGCAGCGATGGCATCTCGATCACGTTCGATCCCCCTCACTGGCTGGTTCCCGCACAATACCGAACAGTCGGGCACACAGCGCTCGATACCGGTCCCCATCAGGGATCGAACCTTCCGCGGCGGAGAGGATGTCAGCGAATCGCGATTCGCTGCCGGAGCCGACTGCGTCGTCCAACTGGTGTACCGCGGTGGCCAGGGCTGCCCGTGCCGCGCCTGCGTACGGATTTCCGGACTGTACGTCCCAGTACACCTCGGGTTCGCCGCCGGTGATCCGAGCGAGGAGAGCAAGTGCCGCGCGCGCCGGGGGAGGGGCGATGGCCTCGACCAGGGCTGGGTCGACGTCGAGCGTGGCCAGCGCGGATCCGAATGCCAGAACGCTCGCGTGAGTCAGAGCCTGCGTCGCGGCGGCGAGTCGGTCGTGCGTGTCCGCGTCGACCTCGACGACCCGGCCACCCCACTCGGCGATGTCGGCGAGGAACTCGTCGACCCCCGGCCCATGTCGATGAGTGACAGCGGCGACGGGACGGCCTTCGATCCCCAGCGATGGCGCGAACATGGGATTGATCCCGACGACTGCCAGGTGAGGCGCATCTGCGGCGACCTTGGTAGCAAACCCGGACTTCACCGACAACGTCTCCACCACGAGCGCTCCGGGAGCGAAGTGTGCGAAAGAAACGCGCTCGCCGACGGACTCGGGCACCGCGAGGACCACGAGACGTGCTTCCCTCAGGATCGCCCGAAGGCCCTCGTCGGGCTCGAGTATGTCGCCGAGACGGTGCATCACCAGCTTTTCGGAAGAAATACCGGCACATGGGTCCACCGTCACGACAGATCGTCCGTCGCGAGCGAGAAGGCGGGCGATCATCGTCCCAACTGCGCCGCTTCCACCGACCACCACCGAGTCGTACGTGTTCATTCGTCCAGTATGTGGGTCGTCAGCGAACTGGTGAGATCCAGACCGTGATGTCGGCGTGAACGACCTCGGTCCCCGACTTGTCGGTGATCGACACTGGAATCACCAGGTCGGTCCCGTCGACGATCGAGTCGAAATCGGGCAACTCGACCAGTTCGGCAACTGCGGTCAGAGACGTGTTCGCCTTCGTGAGATAACCGACGGTCATCTCTTTGGGGATCCATCGATGCGTAGTCGGGACCGTTGCTTCTGCGAGCATTCCCATCGCGACCTCGGCGAGGTTGCATGCAGCGATCGC from Rhodococcus sp. P1Y includes these protein-coding regions:
- a CDS encoding diiron oxygenase, producing MPSLPEYDTDDIVESAVVSRLAANWGQRATVKKVEPDLDDLFDHDKHDYPEALIPFAKHEIYRGLAEASKERIRAWGWIAFNKNVMDVEQHIVNPGFSLLARDAFDTKMGDVLAVAVTQAMVDEQYHTLMHLNASSLTRRQRGWSMPERALPFSAVIRRQQRSQLEAQSSSDAALSALAYTTVAEISITSYLDLIEDNELIQPVNRATVKLHNRDEYCHASIADEMAVIVFDALAPAERTLFLTGLAEGMDAFSSTDFSTWEAILRHENVVGWERMLTDTRNDSSRQKLVQDYSGIRSLCRKLDVEDEIGIDWP
- a CDS encoding hotdog fold domain-containing protein; protein product: MTTTTKSYGPTYGIWQKLPDNLLGQAVFSFGMCLRVPYFGSILPHVQLLEPGRCEVRAPKWWGIRNHLGTFHAIAACNLAEVAMGMLAEATVPTTHRWIPKEMTVGYLTKANTSLTAVAELVELPDFDSIVDGTDLVIPVSITDKSGTEVVHADITVWISPVR
- a CDS encoding prephenate dehydrogenase dimerization domain-containing protein — its product is MNTYDSVVVGGSGAVGTMIARLLARDGRSVVTVDPCAGISSEKLVMHRLGDILEPDEGLRAILREARLVVLAVPESVGERVSFAHFAPGALVVETLSVKSGFATKVAADAPHLAVVGINPMFAPSLGIEGRPVAAVTHRHGPGVDEFLADIAEWGGRVVEVDADTHDRLAAATQALTHASVLAFGSALATLDVDPALVEAIAPPPARAALALLARITGGEPEVYWDVQSGNPYAGAARAALATAVHQLDDAVGSGSESRFADILSAAEGSIPDGDRYRALCARLFGIVREPASEGDRT
- a CDS encoding ATP-binding cassette domain-containing protein is translated as MPLSEDAAVLVEDVHKSFGDVHALQGISFSAPRGTVLGILGPNGAGKTTTVKVLSTLIKPDSGRAVVDGHDVATAAPAVRRSIMMTGQYAALDDTLSGRENIELFGRLMGLDKKASKTRANALLEEFDLADTGKRPVRGYSGGMRRRIDIACGLVVRPAVVFLDEPTTGLDPRSRQGVWSLVEALKAQGITVLLTTQYLEEADVLSDNIIVIDKGTVVAEGTSDQLKAMTGGNFCEVVPFDPDQLAAVVHVLGELVPPAVAADVRPGADRLSIPAPDGAATLSEVLRRIDQAGIPLADIALRRPSLDDVFLSLTGRNDAAPTR
- a CDS encoding ABC transporter permease, yielding MTAAAQNSRSISEGVGSAETASRPRKSRFEPSGFVQWRVLTARTIRTMVRKGELVLAVVAPLVFTLGFYLPLKFVMQFQGIDYAQFLMPIIVLQAMAFTAITSAQRASTEALTGLSTRLKTMPVVIGAPLMARMSSAFVRSLVTLTAALIYGYVIGFRFSAGALQAALFCVTALAISTILSFGADAIGTMSKSPEATSQALTLPQLVLGMASTGFVPESGFPEWIRPFVRNQPISQFSSAMRDMADGSVSFSLIFPALAWIVGLAVVLIPLALWASLGRRD